One Oceanotoga teriensis genomic window carries:
- a CDS encoding glycosyltransferase family 39 protein has translation MKKINYFMLGAFIFIATFFLLSFSMDYILELHDMINLKVSSVLDIVFSTFMTIFFVYVILNLKEKKTIKNILLLGFLLRIIFIVFIFPYVENYYQGWDAKQFYGLSRDYFEGNQIFELSIKRGTNNISYIFLFFQRLFGFGFKNIEIFLSGITFLSIYFFFKVVNEEFNKKQQYFFLLFTLIEPMSIIFTSLYSKDPLALSSTVMHVSFVILYLKRDKLRYLFISLIFFSYFLFVRLWMIPILGLSLFLTLIFNRKIKRRYYFIIFPALLGIIFVGMKIVGVTSISAINEIIVSLSSDWNRGGSTSGVELTGLKDFIIYFPYLWFTTIFRPLIMLGNPFILLTDLINWIVFILFIKGIRNISKDKNKSFNYKALIKTVLIYIFIWGSVYSLVSPQNLGTGTRFKIQIWFLIIFIATLGFGRSKINDREMKDIE, from the coding sequence ATGAAAAAAATTAATTACTTTATGCTCGGTGCTTTTATATTTATCGCAACTTTTTTTCTATTGAGTTTTTCTATGGATTATATTTTAGAGTTGCATGATATGATTAATTTAAAAGTTAGTTCTGTTTTAGATATAGTTTTTTCTACTTTTATGACTATTTTTTTTGTTTATGTGATTTTAAATTTAAAAGAAAAAAAGACAATAAAAAATATTCTCTTATTAGGTTTTTTACTGAGAATAATTTTTATTGTTTTTATTTTTCCATATGTTGAAAACTATTATCAAGGATGGGATGCAAAGCAATTTTATGGTCTTTCAAGAGATTATTTTGAAGGAAATCAAATTTTTGAATTGTCTATTAAGCGTGGAACAAATAATATTTCTTATATATTTTTATTTTTTCAAAGATTATTTGGATTTGGATTCAAAAATATTGAAATATTTTTGAGCGGAATAACTTTTTTATCTATTTATTTTTTCTTTAAAGTTGTTAATGAAGAATTTAATAAGAAACAGCAGTACTTTTTTTTATTGTTTACTTTAATAGAGCCAATGAGTATTATTTTTACTTCTTTATATTCTAAAGATCCTTTAGCTCTTAGTAGTACGGTTATGCATGTTTCTTTTGTTATTTTATATTTAAAAAGAGATAAATTGAGGTATTTATTTATTTCTTTGATATTTTTTAGTTATTTTTTATTTGTTAGACTTTGGATGATTCCTATTTTAGGTCTTTCTTTATTTTTGACTTTAATTTTTAATAGAAAAATAAAGAGAAGGTATTATTTTATAATATTTCCTGCTTTATTGGGAATTATTTTTGTTGGAATGAAAATTGTAGGTGTTACAAGTATTTCAGCTATAAATGAGATTATAGTTAGTTTATCAAGTGATTGGAATCGTGGTGGAAGTACTTCTGGAGTTGAACTTACGGGACTTAAAGATTTTATAATTTATTTCCCTTATTTATGGTTTACTACTATATTTAGACCACTTATAATGTTGGGAAATCCATTTATACTTTTAACAGATTTAATAAATTGGATTGTTTTTATTTTGTTTATAAAAGGTATTAGAAATATATCAAAAGATAAAAACAAAAGTTTCAATTATAAGGCCTTAATTAAAACAGTTTTAATATATATTTTTATTTGGGGTTCTGTTTATTCTTTAGTATCGCCACAGAATCTTGGAACTGGTACAAGATTTAAAATTCAAATTTGGTTTTTAATTATTTTTATAGCAACTTTAGGTTTTGGTAGAAGTAAAATAAATGATCGGGAGATGAAGGATATTGAATAA
- a CDS encoding glycosyltransferase family 4 protein, producing MDNDLMVIDLFNTDYGAYRLLRTRVEKVDKRKGFKNYLICPDGIWSDKMKKMGIKVINVNLSNSMKLSDIKYEIKELVKVFKEYKPDIVHTHASKPGATGRIAAKKADVPLIIHQVHGFHFTQYKGIKRKIYEFVEKYLSKYCDILLFQNMDEYNYCKDNGYEKNSVLRYIGNGIPFEEFKDYIKKDKKFNFDKKRIACTARWEGVKNHAMLFDSIKILKEKYSFTNFELNLYGEGVLELDLKKKANSMDINDVINFIGTLDREDIISEIYDSDLSVLTSFKEGKPRALMESSALGVPIVATDVIGTNEVVKNNRNGYLVKLGDSENFAKRIYELLNDSNKWKEFSDNAKLIAKDEFDENKTIENIISVYLNG from the coding sequence ATGGATAATGATTTGATGGTTATAGATCTTTTTAATACAGATTATGGAGCATATAGATTATTAAGAACGAGAGTTGAAAAGGTAGATAAAAGAAAGGGATTTAAAAATTATTTAATATGTCCTGATGGAATTTGGTCTGATAAGATGAAAAAAATGGGAATTAAGGTTATTAATGTTAATTTATCTAATTCTATGAAATTATCTGATATTAAGTATGAGATAAAAGAATTAGTTAAAGTTTTTAAAGAGTATAAACCAGATATTGTTCATACTCATGCTTCTAAACCAGGAGCAACCGGAAGAATAGCGGCAAAAAAAGCTGATGTTCCTCTTATAATTCATCAAGTTCATGGATTTCATTTTACTCAGTATAAAGGTATTAAAAGAAAAATATATGAATTTGTTGAAAAATATCTCAGCAAATATTGTGACATACTTTTATTTCAAAATATGGATGAGTATAATTATTGTAAAGATAATGGATATGAAAAAAATAGTGTTTTAAGATATATAGGCAATGGTATTCCTTTTGAAGAATTTAAAGATTATATAAAAAAAGATAAAAAATTTAATTTTGATAAAAAAAGAATAGCATGTACAGCAAGATGGGAAGGTGTAAAAAATCATGCTATGCTTTTTGATAGTATTAAAATTTTAAAAGAAAAATATTCATTTACTAATTTTGAATTGAATCTTTATGGTGAAGGTGTTCTTGAATTAGATTTAAAGAAAAAAGCAAATAGTATGGATATAAATGATGTTATAAATTTTATTGGAACTTTAGATAGAGAAGATATTATATCTGAAATATATGATAGTGATTTATCTGTTTTGACTTCTTTTAAAGAAGGAAAACCAAGAGCTCTTATGGAATCAAGTGCATTGGGAGTTCCAATAGTTGCTACAGATGTTATTGGTACAAATGAAGTTGTAAAAAATAATAGAAATGGTTATCTTGTTAAATTAGGTGATTCAGAGAATTTTGCTAAAAGAATTTATGAACTTTTGAATGATAGTAATAAATGGAAAGAGTTTTCAGATAATGCAAAACTTATTGCAAAGGATGAGTTTGATGAAAATAAAACTATAGAAAATATAATTTCTGTTTATTTGAATGGGTGA